GCGTTCCAGCCGGAGACACCGCCGCCGATGACGACAGCCCGCGCGGGCTGCGTGCCGGGGACGCCGCCGGGGAGCACGCCACGTCCGCCGACCGAGCGCATCAGGTGGTAGGCGCCGACCTGCGGGGCCAGCCGGCCGGCGACCTCCGACATCGGGGCGAGCAGTGGCAGGGCGCGGCCGGGCAGCTCGACGGTCTCGTAGGCGATCGCCGTGGTGCCGGACGCGACGAGCGCGTCGGTGCACTCCTTGGACGCGGCCAGGTGCAGGTAGGTGAAGAGCGTCTGGTCCTTGCGGAGGCGGTGGTACTCCTCGGCGATGGGCTCCTTGACCTTCAGCAGCAGGTCGGCGGTGGCCCACACCTCGTCGGCCGTGGGCAGGATGCGCGCACCGGCGGCCACGAACTCGTCGTCCGTGATCGAGGAGCCGACACCGGCGTTCCGCTCGATGACGACCTGGTGGCCGTGGCGCACCAGCTCGTGCACGCCGGCCGGGGTGATGGCGACGCGGAACTCGTTGTTCTTGACCTCGCGGGGGATGCCGACCTTCACGTCGATCACGGTCCTTGGCTCAGAGGATGCGGGGGCATAGCAATACATACCCGGACGTGCGGGGGCACACCAGGAGACCGCAGGAGAAGGCGCGGTAGAGCCAGTCTAATGAAGGCGTTCTCGGTGTCTAGCCTTTCAATGCATCAATCTTCGACTGATGCGCTACGGATTTCGTAGGTGTTAGCGTCGTGTTCCAGGTCAGGTTCGCCTTCGAGGATCTCCGGCCCGCTCTCCTGAGGGTCCGGCTCGTCGCCCAGCAGCCGCTCGGCGGCGCTCCGGTGCAGTCGCGCCGCCACCGGATCCCCGAGGTGCTCCAGCGTGTCCGCCAGCCGCAGCTGAAGCGCTCCCTGCAGCCGTACGTCGTCGGCGCGGCGGGCCCAATCCACCGCCTCCTGGCAGGTACGCAGCGACTCCTCGGGCCGCCCCGCGTACTCCTGGACCCGCGCCAGCTCGCTCAACGCCCGTGCCTGCGCGCCCACATCACCGTTCTTGCGGTGACCTGCCACCGCGGCACGCCAGTTGCGCAGCGCCTCGCCGTAACGGCCCGCGTAGGTGTGCGCGGTGGCGATACGGCCGTACAGCCGGGCGGCGTCCTCGCGCTCGTCGCGTGCCAGTCGCTGGGCGAGCGCACGCCCGTACCAGTCGGCGGCGCGGTCGTAGTCCCCGAGCTCCTGGTGTGCGCCCCCTACGGATTCCATCGCGCGCCCGGTCGCGTACGGGTCGTTCGCCTCGCGTCCGGCGTCCAGAGCCGCCCGGTAGCGGATCAGCGCATCGCCCGTTCGGCCGGTCCGCGCGTCCAGGTCGGCGAGGTTCAGCAGGGCGGCGGCCCGCTCGCGGGGCAGTTCGCGGCGCTCGGCGACGTCGAGGACGAGACGGTGGACGCCGTACAGGTCGGGCGCGGCGGCCTGGGTTCCGACGTGCGCGACCATGGCCTTGACCAGGGCGGACATCAGGCGTCTGGCCAGGGTGTCCAGCTCCCCGTCGGCCACGGCGAGGCGGGCCGCGGCGAGCAGGGCGGGCCTTCGGATGGTGAGCCAGTCCGCCGCCGCCCTCGGGTTCGGGAAGCGCAGCGCGCTGGGCATGCCGAGAAGCTTCTCGCGGGCCAGTGGGCTGTCGGTCTCGGTGATCGCCCGGCAGGACACCAGCAGCCGTACCGTCCGCTCCAGCATCCGGGCCCGGGCCAGCTGGAGCTCGGCCGGGCGGTCCTGGGACACCGCGAGAGGGCGTAGGAGGGGCATCAGGCAGCCGGGGACCTCGTACTGCGGCAGCGGCGAGTCCACGGCCGTCAGAAGGCTCAGGGCGACGAAGTCGTCCAGGGTGGCGCGGGCGCCGCCGACCGAGCAGCCGGCCAGCGCGGAGGCCGTCTGCGGGTCGACCAGGCCGCCGGGGGCGAGGGCGAGCAGTCGCAGTGTCCGGGCGGCCGGGGTGGGCAGCGACGCGTACACGAGGCGGAACACGCGGCTGAGGGCGGTGCCCTCGTCGCCCTCGGCGTGCAGCTGCTTGGCGAGGTCGGAGACGGCCGCCTTGGGCCGGGCCTCC
This genomic interval from Streptomyces sp. B21-083 contains the following:
- a CDS encoding tetratricopeptide repeat protein, which encodes MTDQAVDADGTKLSGNDRSPVPTDSQFLGRTRELKELRADIERAGLDTLAGRKAPRARVLLIAGKPGSGRSALAEELVRQVADSYPDGVLRARLTEPDGTRVPTERTARELLTALELPTPPGADEDELSEALRDALADRRMLLLLDDAADAEQVDALLPDNPDCLAVAVSGGPLTGISDVRPCTLGGLDTKSAVELLERFTGSVRVTVDPRSAEALAEVCQGQPAALMLAGGWLEARPKAAVSDLAKQLHAEGDEGTALSRVFRLVYASLPTPAARTLRLLALAPGGLVDPQTASALAGCSVGGARATLDDFVALSLLTAVDSPLPQYEVPGCLMPLLRPLAVSQDRPAELQLARARMLERTVRLLVSCRAITETDSPLAREKLLGMPSALRFPNPRAAADWLTIRRPALLAAARLAVADGELDTLARRLMSALVKAMVAHVGTQAAAPDLYGVHRLVLDVAERRELPRERAAALLNLADLDARTGRTGDALIRYRAALDAGREANDPYATGRAMESVGGAHQELGDYDRAADWYGRALAQRLARDEREDAARLYGRIATAHTYAGRYGEALRNWRAAVAGHRKNGDVGAQARALSELARVQEYAGRPEESLRTCQEAVDWARRADDVRLQGALQLRLADTLEHLGDPVAARLHRSAAERLLGDEPDPQESGPEILEGEPDLEHDANTYEIRSASVED